Proteins encoded within one genomic window of Brassica rapa cultivar Chiifu-401-42 chromosome A09, CAAS_Brap_v3.01, whole genome shotgun sequence:
- the LOC103841710 gene encoding LOW QUALITY PROTEIN: probable N-acetylglucosaminyl-phosphatidylinositol de-N-acetylase (The sequence of the model RefSeq protein was modified relative to this genomic sequence to represent the inferred CDS: inserted 1 base in 1 codon), with product MRNVHVCIDSCCQMAWLVAALSLIVILVASICKIFFGAKSISQATFLDDGETHNKKNVLFVISHPDDESMFFSPTINYVTANAYNIHVLCLSTGNADGMGXLRPACAVLRVPLQQLTIVDHPNLQDGFGQVWSHDLLEEIISEEVTSHDIHTIITFDNYGVSGHCNHRDVHRGVVKFLQTNSERNIKAWQLVSLNIIRKYCGPIDIWLSILSAKRHGSKVIIINEQPLKSYEAMSQHLSQWVWFRKLFVSFSSYTYTNTLQRISP from the exons ATGAGAAATGTTCATGTTTGTATTGATTCATGTTGTCAGATGGCATGGCTTGTGGCTGCTCTTTCTCTGATTGTTATCTTGGTTGCTTCTATATGCAAGATTTTCTTTGGAGCAAAGTCTATTTCACAAGCTACGTTTCTTGATGATG GTGAAACACATAACAAGAAAAATGTGTTGTTTGTCATCTCACATCCTGATGATGAGTCAAT GTTTTTTTCTCCAACGATAAACTACGTAACTGCCAATGCCTACAACATTCACGTACTATGCTTATCCACAG gtAACGCAGATGGTATGG ACCTGCGTCCGGCTTGTGCAGTGCTCAGG GTTCCTCTTCAACAGTTAACGATTGTCGACCATCCAAATTTACAG GATGGTTTTGGGCAAGTATGGAGCCATGATTTGTTAGAGGAAATCATCAGTGAAGAAGTCACTAGTCACGATATTCACACG ATCATAACATTCGACAACTATGGTGTTTCTGGTCATTGCAATCACCGTGATGTGCACCGTGGAGTAGT AAAGTTCTTGCAGACTAATTCAGAAAGAAATATCAAAGCTTGGCAACtt GTAAGCCTTAATATCATCCGCAAATACTGTGGACCTATCGACATTTGGCTGTCAATTTTGTCAGCCAAAAGACATGGGAGTAAGGTGATCATCATAAACGAGCAGCCTTTGAAAAGCTATGAAGCAATGTCACAACATTTAAGCCAATGGGTGTG GTTTAGAAAGCTTTTCGTTTCGTTTTCAAGCTATACATACACGAATACACTTCAAAGGATCAGCCCTTGA
- the LOC103841712 gene encoding deoxyhypusine hydroxylase isoform X2 codes for MEPNGSASPTVNGVVSDVEKFLCERLVDQSQPISERFRALFSLRNLKGPGPRNALILAARDSSNLLAHEAAFALGQMQDAEAVPALESVLNDMSLHPIVRHEAAEALGAIGLAGNAEILKRSLVLDPAQEVRETCELALKRIEDLSNVDAEKELDTTERSSPFMSVDPAAPAAAFSSVHQLRQILLDETKGMYERYAALFALRNHGGEDAVSAIVDSLSANSALLRHEVAYVLGQLQNKAALATLSKILRDVNEHPMVRHEAAEALGSIADEQSIALLQEFSRDPEPIVSQSCEVALSMLEFENSGKSFEFFFTQDPLVH; via the exons ATGGAACCTAACGGCTCAGCTTCACCGACTGTAAACGGCGTCGTAAGCGACGTGGAGAAGTTTCTCTGCGAGCGATTAGTGGACCAGTCGCAGCCAATCTCGGAGCGATTCAgagctctcttctctcttcgCAACTTGAAAGGCCCTGGACCTCGC AACGCTCTAATCCTCG CGGCCAGAGACTCATCAAACTTGTTGGCACATGAAGCTGCGTTTGCGTTGGGACAGATGCAAGATGCTGAAGCAGTTCCTGCTCTAGAGTCTGTTCTTAATGATATGTCTTTGCATCCTATAGTACGCCATGAG gCAGCAGAAGCTCTTGGAGCCATTGGTTTAGCGGGTAATGCTGAGATTTTGAAGAGAAGTTTGGTTTTGGATCCAGCACAAGAGGTTCGGGAAACGTGTGAGTTAGCTCTCAAAAGGATTGAAGATCTGAGTAATGTTGATGCGGAGAAGGAGTTAGATACGACAGAGAGATCATCACCTTTCATGTCTGTTGACCCTGCGGCTCCTGCTGCTGCTTTCTCCTCTGTACACCAGCTTAG GCAGATTCTTCTGGATGAAACTAAAGGCATGTATGAGAGATATGCTGCTCTTTTCGCTCTGAGGAATCATGGTGGAGAGGACGCTGTTTCTGCTATAGTTGATTCTTTGAGTGCTAATAGTGCCCTTTTACGTCATGAG GTAGCTTATGTCTTGGGGCAACTGCAAAACAAAGCTGCTTTAGCTACTCTAAGCAAAATACTTAGAGATGTGAACGAGCATCCTATGGTCAGACATGAGGCTGCTGAAGCACTTGGTTCTATTGCAG ATGAGCAGAGCATCGCATTGCTGCAAGAGTTCTCAAGGGACCCTGAGCCGATTGTTTCACAAAGCTGTGAAGTTGCATTGAGCATGTTGGAATTTGAAAATTCTGGCAAATCATTCGAG TTCTTTTTCACTCAAGACCCACTTGTTCACTAA
- the LOC103841711 gene encoding bet1-like SNARE 1-1 → MNPRREPRGGRSSLFDGIEEGGIRAASSYSHEINEHENERALEGLQDRVILLKRLSGDINEEVDTHNRMLDRMGNDMDSSRGILSGTMDRFKTVFETKSSRRMLTLVAAFVGVFLVIYYLTR, encoded by the exons ATGAATCCTAGAAG GGAGCCTCGTGGTGGAAGAAGTTCGCTCTTTGATGGCATTGAAGAGGGAGGAATCAGAGCTGCTTCTTCTTACTCTCATGAAATCAATGAGCATGAGAACGAGCGTGCCTTGGAAGGTTTACAAGACAGGGTCATTCTCTTAAAACGA CTTTCTGGCGATATTAACGAAGAGGTGGATACTCATAACCGCATGCTTGACAGAATG GGTAATGATATGGATTCATCAAGGGGGATTCTCTCAGGAACCATGGACCGGTTCAAAACG GTTTTTGAGACCAAATCAAGCAGAAGAATGCTGACACTCGTTGCAGCATTCGTGGGTGTATTTCTAGTCATTTACTATCTTACCCGTTGA
- the LOC103841712 gene encoding deoxyhypusine hydroxylase isoform X1 yields MEPNGSASPTVNGVVSDVEKFLCERLVDQSQPISERFRALFSLRNLKGPGPRNALILAARDSSNLLAHEAAFALGQMQDAEAVPALESVLNDMSLHPIVRHEAAEALGAIGLAGNAEILKRSLVLDPAQEVRETCELALKRIEDLSNVDAEKELDTTERSSPFMSVDPAAPAAAFSSVHQLRQILLDETKGMYERYAALFALRNHGGEDAVSAIVDSLSANSALLRHEVAYVLGQLQNKAALATLSKILRDVNEHPMVRHEAAEALGSIADEQSIALLQEFSRDPEPIVSQSCEVALSMLEFENSGKSFEFFFTQDPLVH; encoded by the exons ATGGAACCTAACGGCTCAGCTTCACCGACTGTAAACGGCGTCGTAAGCGACGTGGAGAAGTTTCTCTGCGAGCGATTAGTGGACCAGTCGCAGCCAATCTCGGAGCGATTCAgagctctcttctctcttcgCAACTTGAAAGGCCCTGGAC CTCGCAACGCTCTAATCCTCG CGGCCAGAGACTCATCAAACTTGTTGGCACATGAAGCTGCGTTTGCGTTGGGACAGATGCAAGATGCTGAAGCAGTTCCTGCTCTAGAGTCTGTTCTTAATGATATGTCTTTGCATCCTATAGTACGCCATGAG gCAGCAGAAGCTCTTGGAGCCATTGGTTTAGCGGGTAATGCTGAGATTTTGAAGAGAAGTTTGGTTTTGGATCCAGCACAAGAGGTTCGGGAAACGTGTGAGTTAGCTCTCAAAAGGATTGAAGATCTGAGTAATGTTGATGCGGAGAAGGAGTTAGATACGACAGAGAGATCATCACCTTTCATGTCTGTTGACCCTGCGGCTCCTGCTGCTGCTTTCTCCTCTGTACACCAGCTTAG GCAGATTCTTCTGGATGAAACTAAAGGCATGTATGAGAGATATGCTGCTCTTTTCGCTCTGAGGAATCATGGTGGAGAGGACGCTGTTTCTGCTATAGTTGATTCTTTGAGTGCTAATAGTGCCCTTTTACGTCATGAG GTAGCTTATGTCTTGGGGCAACTGCAAAACAAAGCTGCTTTAGCTACTCTAAGCAAAATACTTAGAGATGTGAACGAGCATCCTATGGTCAGACATGAGGCTGCTGAAGCACTTGGTTCTATTGCAG ATGAGCAGAGCATCGCATTGCTGCAAGAGTTCTCAAGGGACCCTGAGCCGATTGTTTCACAAAGCTGTGAAGTTGCATTGAGCATGTTGGAATTTGAAAATTCTGGCAAATCATTCGAG TTCTTTTTCACTCAAGACCCACTTGTTCACTAA
- the LOC103841707 gene encoding phenylalanine--tRNA ligase, chloroplastic/mitochondrial → MTIFSVQSTIFTRASVAILSSNGLKRFSFASSFSSNALYSSPLPKTKKRRFPIVSAVDINGVTIARNDVVRDDDPTNNVPDSIFSKLGMQLHRRDKHPIGILKNAIYDYFDSNYAKQFEKFEDLSPIVTTKQNFDDVLVPADHVSRSLNDTYYVDPQTVLRCHTSAHQAELLREGHRRFLVTGDVYRRDSIDSTHYPVFHQMEGFCVFSPEDWNESGKDSTLYAAEDLKKCLEGLARHLFGGVEMRWVDTYFPFTEPSFELEIYFKEDWLEVLGCGVTEQRILKQSGLENNVAWAFGLGLERLAMVLFDIPDIRLFWSDDERFTSQFKKGELGVKFKPFSKYPPCYKDISFWISESFTENNFCEVVRGIAGDLVEEVKLIDSFTNKKGMTSHCYRIVFRSMERSLTDEEVNDLQSKVRDEVQRKLNVELR, encoded by the exons ATGACCATTTTCTCAGTCCAGTCCACTATCTTCACCCGAGCTTCCGTCGCTATCCTCTCTAGCAATGGACTCAAACGCTTCTCTTTCGCTTCGTCCTTCTCCTCAAACGCTCTTTACTCCTCACCTCTCCCCAAAACGAAGAAGCGGCGGTTCCCCATCGTCTCCGCCGTCGATATCAACGGCGTCACAATCGCTAGAAACG ATGTGGTGAGAGATGATGATCCTACAAACAATGTACCAGACTCAATCTTCTCCAAGCTTGGGATGCAGCTACACAGACGTGATAAGCATCCCATTGGGATCTTAAAGAATGCTATTTACGATTACTTCGATTCCAATTACGCTAAACAGTTTGAGAAGTTTGAAGATCTTTCTCCTATTGTTACCACCAAGCAA AACTTTGATGATGTGCTGGTCCCTGCTGATCATGTAAGTAGAAGCCTTAATGACACGTACTATGTTGACCCCCAAACTGTTTTGAGATGTCATACTAGTGCTCACCAAGCTGAGCTTTTGAGGGAAGGTCATAGACGTTTCCTTGTTACTGGTGATGTTTACCGTAGAGACTCTATTGACTCTACTCATTATCCGGTTTTCCATCAG ATGGAAGGCTTTTGTGTTTTTTCTCCTGAGGACTGGAACGAGTCTGGCAAGGATTCCACTTTATATGCAGCTGAGGATTTGAAGAAATGTCTAGAGGGTTTGGCACGTCACTTGTTTG GTGGTGTGGAGATGAGATGGGTTGATACATATTTTCCATTTACCGAACCATCTTTCGAGCTTGAGATATATTTTAAG GAAGACTGGTTGGAAGTTTTGGGCTGTGGGGTGACGGAGCAAAGAATTTTGAAGCAGAGTGGATTAGAAAACAATGTTGCTTGGGCCTTTGGACTTGGATTGGAGCGACTTGCTATGGTTTTGTTTGACATCCCTGATATTAGACTCTTCTGGTCTGACGATGAACGGTTCACTTCCCAG TTTAAGAAAGGAGAGCTTGGAGTTAAGTTTAAGCCATTCTCAAAG TATCCGCCTTGTTACAAGGACATCAGTTTCTGGATCAGTGAATCATTCACAGAGAATAACTTTTGTGAAGTTGTGAGAGGAATCGCTGGGGATCTTGTTGAAGAG GTGAAGTTAATCGACAGTTTCACCAATAAGAAAGGGATGACAAGTCACTGTTACAGAATTGTTTTCCGTTCCATGGAGCGCTCTCTTACAGACGAGGAGGTCAATGATCTTCAG AGCAAGGTGCGTGATGAGGTGCAGAGAAAGCTAAACGTTGAATTAAGGTAG